The region GACAGGGTGTCGGGGTTCAGTGTGCGCCAGTGCAACACTTAATAACACTTTACCAATGTTTATTTACTGGCATAATCACAATTTACATCATTTTTATActggtcccccccccaccaaagtGATTCAAGGTTAAGATTTCTGTTCAGGTGTATTGCGGTTTATGAGTGAGATGCCAGTGGGGTAGCGGTTAGtcgctgctccctttggacttggaggtgtcaggttcaaatcccacctcctgctctagcaTCCTGAATCGATAGAGGAAAATTAATCCTGCTGTATACATAAgtacatcagtgtaaatagcttaacgttgtaagtagttttggagaagtgtcagaagaatgaataatttaaatgtaatgggCTCtttgtgccccccacccctcccctagATGCTCAGCGAGATGTTCTCCTCCTTGTTCGAGAGGGACGCCTTGCCCACGTCGCTGCACCCCCACCAGTCCGGCCCGTCCGCCACGCGTCTCaaaccccccctcctcctcggGTCGGTCCAGCACGTCCCCCACGGTGCCGAGAGACAGGAGGCGGGCACCTCAAAGGTGAGGCCGCGCCCTCAGCGTGCCCCATTGGTCGGATGATGGGTGCCTGATGGACCCCTGTGCAGCAGCTCACCTCCCAAATCCCCTGGTTTCTCCAGGACTCCGTGTTCAGTGCCACCAAGAacgcccccccttcccccagggAGGGTCCCgcccagctgctgccttcgctAAGTAAAGGTGAACCCCCCCTGGGTGAGGGGAAGACCCTGGTGTCGGTGCTGTCCTCGGCGCCCGGCTCCGCCCTCGGCCTGAAGAGGAAAAGCCCCGGCGATGTCCCCGGCTTTGCCCCACCCACCAAGCTCCTCCGACACCAGGGTACGGTCCTCACGCAAATGGCCGAGGACACAGGCGGGTCCCTATTCGGGGAAGCCTTGTGTGTGAGCCAATGAGAATGGATTTGAGGGGCGGGGGGTCCTTCATCGGTCTGGGTTAGGAGGACACGCTCGCGCGCACGCATCTCCGACGTCATGAGAAAACTGACTTGCCTGTGTGTCTCTTTCCCAGAGGGTGCCTCCTCATCACAGAGCCCCCCCACTCCCGTGGGGTCCTGGGTCGTGCCCCCCGAGCTACTGGACAGCGCAGACATGGAGTGTTCCCTCTGCATGAGGTGGGTCCTTcactgtggggtttttttttttttttttaaactctttgtttttctgtctcacttttccctccaaaagcgTGTAAAACAGTTCTACGCTGAGCcacttacactggtttacccatttatacagtgggatAATTTTGACTGTGCCGgttcatggtaaatacctcgatcgagggtggcgCTACAGGAGATGGGAGCTGAACGCAGGCGATAGCTGTAACCGCAGCGTCAACTGCAGCCCCGCGGTGCGAATGGATTGGTGTTTCCACGTGTATTGCGCCCATGAAAACCACGTATGAAGACCCCCATCTGTGTGCTGGACCCAGTGCGGTCGAACACTTTGCTCAGGGCACTTTGACCGGCCTGTTTGCTGAACcgttgcgccacctgctgttgaaATGCAGTACTACACAAAGTCTGAATAAATACTAAAGAAAGCTCTCCTCTTGTCCTTGTTCTAGGCTGTTCTATGAGCCCGTCGCCACACCCTGTGGTCACACATTCTGCCTGAAGTGCCTGGAGCGGTGTCTGGACCACACTCCGAGCTGCCCGCTGTGCAAGGAGAACCTGTCGGAGGTGAGCGCAACCGTACCGCCCGTGCGCCGTTCCGCTGCGATCCCGCCGCGGTCCTATCGTTCCCCTCCCGCCTTCCTGACCGCCGGGTTCTGGGAGTCTGCAGGGCCTGCGAGAGTCGGTCCGACACCCGTTAACTTCCCTCTCTGCGGTGTATAGCAAAGGTACGCAAACAGATACATAAGGGAAATATTACTGCGCAGAGCGACTGCGTTTCACCTGAAGAGTCATTTCGTACCGTGTTTACATCATACGCCAGGCTCCAGATCTTTCTCATAAAACTGTTTCTTTGttagcatgtttttttaaatgattatttttccccaaagattacaatttgttttcagtttcagtggcttgtctccccccccccccccccccccccttattgaATCAGCCCCCGTGAGCCTCTGGGTGAGAAATCTGGTTGAAAACTTCCCCTATTGAACGGCtacttatttattatgtttttccGGATACATGCAGCAGCGTCACGAACGTTTGTGGTTCTCATctgaacacccccccccagctgctgcATCCTCATAGTGAAATGGGTGTGAACCAGTCAGTGGCACCATGGAAACAcgtgattttaaaataatgacacaTCAATCCTCTTGCTAATCCCTTTGAAATGGGGATATAAAGTAtatatgtaatgtgtgtgtgtgtgtgtgtatatttccaTGCACCGGAGGAATGGAATGTGGAGTTGGAGGTGTTAACTGGAGACGGGAAGCATGAGGAAATAATCATATGTGACAGTATTAATATACGTCAGGCATTATGTGCGGTGCTGGGAAACTGTCGTCCTGTCTGTCTGGCAGGTTTTTCTCgttttttttaagtgtgtgtgtgtggtgtcgtCAGGAGAGTGATGAGGAATGGCCTGTTTGAGAACGTCGTGTTGCGCTGTCCTCGTTCTTGTCACCCGTGTCACGTATTCGTGAGGAGCGCGGACCTTTACCAGCGTCGCGGCTGCACTGCTGACGTCACCACCGCCACCGCGTCCCTCTGTGTCATTGCAGTACTTGGCCACCAGGGGGTACAACAAAACACTACTGATGGAGGAGGTGCTGCTGCGCTACCTGTCGGACGAGTTGGCCGAGAGGAAGAAGATTCACGAGGAGGAGATGAAGGAGCTGTCAAAGTGAGCACGGTGACCGCGTTGCGGTCTGCTGTACGGCATGGCCGAACCGGGCAGCGATCGTAATTGCGAACGGGTTCGAGACCCGTACGTGTAAAAACCATAGTAAGCGACATGCTGAATGTTGAATGCCTACGTTGATTTTCctgaaaattttatttacatacggTACATGGTCACGTGAGTCGATAAATTTATAGTATTTTTGGTAGTTTATTAAGTGTATTTTACGTTAATAATTTTACGAATGTTCCTACGACCTCATTACATGAAACAAAAGGCCACACGCTGGACAGCGCTGCTGCACGTTGTTCCCTCACACTTGCCCTCGTGCAAACATTCCGGCTCCTCCTGGAGTTGACAGGCTTGAGTCGACCGGTTGTGCGTTTCGCTGCACTGGCTCGTCCTGTCACGTGAATGGCTGCGTTACCTAAAGATACAAGACGGTTTCGGTTTGTTTTAAATCGCAGCGTCTTACCTGGTTTCTAAAATGGACCATCGATTGCTGTTTACCCACCAAGCccataggtggcagtaaagggcCCCCAGTCCATATAGTAATGTTGGACCGTCTTCGTTCAACTCACTTGCACAGTGTTTACCGCTCCTGTCCGGTGTCCCTGATCATCGCTGATGAGTAACCAGTTGAGGAACGGTGCGCGTGTTTATGGGAAGAACCGGACAATGATAAACATTGCAATTTGTGGggtggtgtatttttttttattttccattatattCCCCAGAACAAGTTGATCTTTCTAATGCCTTTATCAAAGTATCCATAAATTAGTGGACAGGTGtgtgctatttttaaatttctctctctgtctttcggTCTCTTCCTCTCTCGCTCTGGCTTGCAGCTTGAACCAGGAAGTGCCCATCTTCGTTTGCACCATGGCATTTCCCACAATCCCCTGCCCGCTGCACGTCTTCGAGCCGCGCTATCGCCTCATGATCCGGCGTTCCATGGAGACGGGAACCAAACAGTTCGGCATGTGCATCGCCGACGAGCTGAAGGGGTGCGTTTTGGCCGAGCGTCGCTCCGGCGTCCGCGGTCCGGCACGCTTGGCGTCGCCGCGGAGCTTGTGACGCGCCGTTGGCCTTTGTCTTCCCAGGTTCGCAGACTTCGGCTGCATGCTGCAGGTCCGAGACGTCAAGTTCTTCCCGGACGGACGCTCGGTGGTGGACACCATCGGCGTAGCGCGCTTCAAGGTGCTGAGCCACGGCCAGAGAGACGGCTACAACACGGCCAAGATCGAGTACCTGGAGGACAGGAAGGTGAGTCTGCGAGTGTAAAGTTTGGACACGTGGGGGAGGGTGTGAGGCTGCATGTGCGAACGATGAACGGGAGTGGGTGTGGTCCCCCTCTTTCCGTGGTTTCCCGGCACTGATCTGCATGGTCCCGCCCCCCAGGTGGAAGGGGAGGAGCTTGTGGAGCTGCTGAAGCTTCACGACTCGGTGTACGAACGAGCCACCGCCTGGTTTACTTCGCTCAAGGACAACATGAGGAACCAGATCCTCAGCCACTTCGGGGACCTGCCCAACAAGGACCCCGACCCAcaggtaccccccccccccccccccccagccctgcccaCAGAGTGACGGTACCCCTTTGGGGGGGGTTGTAGCGCTGCGTTTCCCGCTAACGTCTCCCGCTTCCCGTTCCCACCCACAGAGCAGCTCCAGCGGCCCGGCGTGGTGCTGGTGGCTCCTGGCCGTCCTTCCCCTGGAGAACCGGGCCCAGCTCAGCATCCTGGCCATGACATCACTGAAGGACCGTCTGCTCTCCATCCGTCGGGTCCTTGTCTACGTGACCCGCAAGAGGGCGCGGTGACGACACCTGGGGGGAGGGGCTCTATCCGACGTGTGTCATCATCACGAAGccctgactgtgtgtgtgtgtgaagtgagtgagacagagagagaggggttgGTCCACGTTCCTTTTCCCATCTTTAATTTCTTTGGAACATCTGGAAGAAGCTGTTAGAATTTTGGGATTGGCTTCTGGGGTTTTCTACCTGGACaggcagggggagggggtgctcaCTGGCAGGACCCAGTGGTTTGGTTCACCTGTTGGTTGGGTCCGGGTCCGGGTCCCCGGGGGCCTCAGCCTCCCTCGCGTCTTTAACACCAAGGGGCGTGTCGCTGCTGTCGGACACGACCGGAGTCCATCTGAGAAGGTGAGAGAGACCCCCGGAGCGCTCTTATTGGTTCGAACCCGCAGCtgacagcgccacctgctggacagtACATGACAGCTCGCGTGCCTGCGGCTCTCAGAACTGTGAAGGAAACTCTGGCTCCGGAGGCGGGTCTGCGGGGGAGCTGTCAGGATCCAATCCCTAAGGGTATTGCCCTGATCGCCTCTCGTATTTGCCTGGATCGCGTCGTAAAGGT is a window of Scleropages formosus chromosome 14, fSclFor1.1, whole genome shotgun sequence DNA encoding:
- the lonrf2 gene encoding LON peptidase N-terminal domain and RING finger protein 2 — translated: METDTQRHAGSFPRHALSNPAAAGLCPEMLEVAEEASRAGNFELAADIYGSQLAELQQPDRGLCLRRADALVRAGRLPDALDSYCAAARLHALRPEELALLVESIARTLRHKEPPPPPAACAEDEAPALDLFSCRMCAALLSEPATLRCGHTFCKRCLEGDEGRGGAGGCGRCAECAQEGRAPPGGFRVNVVLSALLEKWFEAESRARRFCMEGERMWRKRELPAALDKFNRAAELAPSDCRLITQRAELLIDMQNYSQAAKDADGACRLRPHLPQVHYLKATALSKAGHNEEALQEYFLCVALKPDWTAVKTEAQKMLSEMFSSLFERDALPTSLHPHQSGPSATRLKPPLLLGSVQHVPHGAERQEAGTSKDSVFSATKNAPPSPREGPAQLLPSLSKGEPPLGEGKTLVSVLSSAPGSALGLKRKSPGDVPGFAPPTKLLRHQEGASSSQSPPTPVGSWVVPPELLDSADMECSLCMRLFYEPVATPCGHTFCLKCLERCLDHTPSCPLCKENLSEYLATRGYNKTLLMEEVLLRYLSDELAERKKIHEEEMKELSNLNQEVPIFVCTMAFPTIPCPLHVFEPRYRLMIRRSMETGTKQFGMCIADELKGFADFGCMLQVRDVKFFPDGRSVVDTIGVARFKVLSHGQRDGYNTAKIEYLEDRKVEGEELVELLKLHDSVYERATAWFTSLKDNMRNQILSHFGDLPNKDPDPQSSSSGPAWCWWLLAVLPLENRAQLSILAMTSLKDRLLSIRRVLVYVTRKRAR